A genomic window from Parvularcula sp. LCG005 includes:
- a CDS encoding cytochrome c1 yields the protein MMMKSAALAAFAALGLTSAATAAEGQTKELKHVHESWAGILGHYDQAQLQRGYQVYRTVCASCHSMDLVAFRHLGQKGGPFYLDRCPEGLGIPESTDCSNPVSNPIIKSLAKDYQFEDGPDDAGDMFMRAGLVSDYLPSPYANREQAQAANGGAYPPDMSLLVKARHHGPAYIYSLITGYEEPPETISVPAGQHYNPYYPGDTKALLKPEYVDEEGHVKDGVELPPGGVFKMAAPLKDGVISYEDGSPETVEQYAEDVVAFLQWAAEPKLEQRKSLGRAVLLYLLIFAGIVYFSYKQIWKKVH from the coding sequence ATGATGATGAAATCCGCTGCTCTTGCCGCCTTTGCCGCCCTTGGCCTGACATCTGCTGCTACGGCTGCCGAAGGTCAAACCAAGGAACTGAAGCACGTTCACGAAAGCTGGGCGGGTATCCTTGGTCACTACGACCAGGCCCAGCTGCAGCGCGGCTATCAGGTCTACCGGACCGTCTGTGCCTCCTGTCACTCCATGGACCTCGTCGCGTTCCGCCATCTGGGCCAAAAGGGTGGGCCGTTCTATCTGGACCGCTGTCCTGAAGGTCTTGGCATCCCGGAGTCGACGGACTGTTCGAACCCGGTGTCCAACCCGATCATCAAGTCGCTGGCCAAGGACTATCAGTTCGAAGACGGACCCGATGATGCCGGTGACATGTTCATGCGTGCGGGTCTGGTATCTGATTATCTGCCATCACCCTATGCCAACCGTGAACAGGCCCAGGCGGCCAATGGTGGGGCGTATCCTCCTGACATGAGCCTTCTGGTGAAAGCCCGGCATCATGGCCCGGCTTATATCTATAGCCTCATCACGGGCTATGAGGAGCCGCCGGAAACGATCTCGGTTCCTGCGGGGCAGCATTACAACCCGTACTATCCCGGCGACACCAAAGCGCTTCTGAAGCCTGAATATGTTGATGAGGAAGGTCACGTCAAAGACGGCGTCGAACTGCCTCCAGGCGGCGTCTTCAAAATGGCAGCGCCGCTTAAAGATGGCGTCATCAGCTATGAAGACGGCTCGCCCGAAACGGTCGAGCAGTATGCCGAGGACGTGGTTGCTTTCCTGCAATGGGCCGCCGAGCCCAAGCTGGAACAGCGTAAATCGCTGGGCCGCGCCGTGCTCCTCTATCTCCTGATCTTCGCCGGGATCGTTTACTTTTCCTACAAGCAGATCTGGAAGAAGGTTCACTGA
- a CDS encoding O-antigen ligase family protein, with amino-acid sequence MPNAMDIKAFILLMIALSFAAFFRPKVKDDPISNRVVLFWFVAATILMLAAVVWVRFLLLAIAAIILAPKEMDYRPAFYLTAIVAIVSRMQYRVPFPGINYLIVIDPAMMVALAVGIPALIGFMVQRPKDDPRAGTPGTDFLVLFLVGLTAFLLSRGANATFTNTLRNIILQFTILYIPYAVMSRGLANWNAIRALVIATMTNGVMMVAAGLMCWAMNWNLYFQAATFVEMMAAFYRSGAVRVAVTTEPTVIGICLTAFMMALWFLRKQLTTSKIFIWGWLGGGLFILLATQARGAYLTAMAAGAALLVCKIKSVGARIALVTGLGAVMITLYLALSASGFESVDKYGTFEYRQELLEASVKEVKGSPFFGNPDYYNSPNFQHLWQGDGIIDFVNTYVQYALKFGLIGLMLHILLFSNAGLRSIKHADRLRFGSGPLTDDGSAGIGYGVAALMAGMMAMIMTISTVSYIEPFLSILVGTAAAYARVTKANLASATPLSAVTASPQPEPAPQPHEEAAKPNALPGRKPFEIDVTPGPRGWSG; translated from the coding sequence ATGCCCAACGCCATGGATATAAAAGCGTTCATCCTGTTGATGATCGCCTTGTCCTTCGCCGCTTTCTTCCGCCCGAAAGTGAAGGATGACCCGATCTCCAACCGGGTGGTTCTGTTCTGGTTCGTGGCGGCGACCATTCTGATGCTTGCCGCCGTGGTCTGGGTCCGGTTCCTGCTGCTTGCCATTGCAGCGATCATCCTGGCGCCCAAGGAGATGGATTATCGCCCGGCCTTCTATCTGACCGCCATCGTCGCCATCGTTTCCCGGATGCAGTACCGCGTCCCGTTCCCGGGCATCAACTATCTGATCGTCATTGACCCGGCGATGATGGTCGCGCTCGCCGTCGGCATCCCTGCTCTGATCGGCTTTATGGTGCAGCGGCCAAAGGATGATCCCCGAGCCGGCACGCCGGGTACCGATTTCCTGGTGCTGTTTCTCGTTGGCCTGACCGCGTTTCTGTTGTCGCGCGGGGCAAATGCGACATTCACCAACACGCTTCGCAACATCATCCTGCAGTTCACGATCCTCTACATTCCCTATGCCGTCATGTCCCGGGGCCTGGCGAACTGGAATGCCATTCGCGCCCTCGTCATTGCGACCATGACCAATGGTGTGATGATGGTTGCCGCTGGGCTGATGTGCTGGGCGATGAACTGGAACCTGTATTTTCAGGCGGCGACGTTTGTTGAGATGATGGCCGCGTTCTATCGGTCCGGTGCCGTCCGTGTCGCCGTAACGACCGAGCCGACGGTGATCGGAATCTGTCTGACGGCGTTCATGATGGCGCTGTGGTTCCTGCGCAAACAGCTGACAACATCGAAGATCTTCATTTGGGGATGGCTGGGCGGAGGGCTCTTCATCCTCCTGGCGACCCAGGCCCGGGGGGCCTACCTCACCGCCATGGCGGCTGGCGCGGCGTTGCTTGTCTGCAAGATCAAGTCTGTGGGCGCGCGCATCGCGCTGGTCACTGGCCTTGGCGCTGTCATGATCACTCTCTACCTCGCGCTCAGCGCGTCGGGCTTTGAATCCGTCGACAAATACGGAACATTCGAATACCGCCAGGAGCTGCTTGAAGCCAGCGTCAAGGAAGTGAAGGGCTCACCCTTTTTCGGCAATCCTGACTACTACAACAGCCCGAACTTCCAGCATCTCTGGCAGGGCGACGGCATTATCGATTTCGTGAACACCTATGTTCAGTATGCGCTGAAATTCGGGCTGATCGGCCTGATGCTGCATATCCTGCTGTTTTCGAACGCCGGGCTGCGATCCATCAAACACGCGGACCGGTTGCGATTTGGGTCCGGCCCGCTGACCGATGATGGTTCTGCGGGCATTGGATACGGCGTTGCGGCGCTGATGGCTGGCATGATGGCCATGATCATGACCATCAGTACCGTGTCCTATATCGAGCCGTTTCTGTCGATATTGGTCGGCACAGCAGCCGCCTATGCGCGCGTGACCAAGGCGAATCTGGCGTCCGCCACACCACTGTCAGCCGTGACGGCTTCACCGCAGCCAGAGCCTGCGCCCCAACCTCACGAAGAAGCCGCCAAGCCAAATGCGCTACCGGGCCGCAAACCCTTCGAGATCGATGTGACACCGGGTCCGCGGGGATGGTCGGGCTGA
- a CDS encoding S-methyl-5'-thioadenosine phosphorylase has translation MSDEMSLAVIGGSGLYALDGLETVAEHDIDTPWGKPSDPILEGRLSGVRMLFLPRHGAGHRIPPSDLNFQANIAALKMLGATDVLSISACGSFREELAPGTFVVVDQFIDRTRGRASSFFGPGLVAHVSMAHPVCPGLSQRVFDACEASDIAVHMGGTYLAMEGPQFSTLAESKLYRSWGCDVIGMTNMPEAKLAREAELPYAALAMVTDYDCWHEEVAAVEVSNVLEVLRGNADKARTMLQKLAPTIGPKRTPSPAGIETVLDFALITAPDHRDPVLMKKLAPIISRVTS, from the coding sequence ATGAGTGACGAAATGAGCCTCGCTGTCATCGGTGGCAGCGGGCTCTACGCGCTCGATGGTCTTGAAACAGTTGCCGAGCACGATATCGACACGCCCTGGGGCAAGCCGTCCGATCCCATTCTGGAAGGACGGCTCTCCGGCGTCCGCATGCTCTTCCTGCCTCGCCACGGCGCGGGGCACCGCATTCCCCCATCCGATCTGAATTTCCAGGCCAACATCGCCGCGCTGAAAATGCTCGGTGCGACAGACGTGCTGTCCATCTCGGCCTGCGGGTCGTTCCGCGAAGAACTGGCGCCGGGGACCTTTGTGGTGGTCGACCAGTTCATCGACAGAACGCGCGGACGGGCCTCCAGCTTTTTTGGTCCCGGTCTTGTCGCCCACGTCTCCATGGCGCACCCCGTCTGCCCCGGCCTGTCCCAGCGGGTCTTTGATGCCTGCGAAGCATCGGATATCGCCGTGCACATGGGCGGGACCTACCTCGCCATGGAGGGGCCGCAGTTCTCGACCCTCGCAGAATCCAAGCTCTATCGATCCTGGGGCTGCGATGTGATCGGCATGACCAACATGCCCGAAGCCAAACTCGCCCGGGAAGCCGAATTGCCTTACGCGGCCCTCGCCATGGTCACGGATTATGATTGCTGGCACGAGGAAGTGGCGGCGGTCGAAGTCTCGAACGTGCTCGAAGTGCTGCGTGGCAACGCGGATAAAGCCCGGACCATGCTGCAGAAACTGGCGCCGACCATCGGCCCGAAACGCACACCGTCGCCAGCTGGCATCGAAACCGTGCTCGACTTTGCCCTGATCACGGCACCGGATCATCGCGATCCTGTCCTCATGAAAAAACTCGCCCCGATTATCTCTCGCGTTACAAGTTAA
- a CDS encoding PilZ domain-containing protein, whose translation MGTVKSYRTDLPARLLIQGMPERSGRVVRMARGGVLVEGVHDAADNASVVLYLETGERFEGTLRQVGRDVVSIAVRRSEKKHSNLWRYLDEKYGGSSPIRPVSERQERRQRGAERIKADVPRTLCTLPDGRQIPARVMDISLSGMAIAMDHVAEIDDIIAIGKVKARIIRRTDKGYGCEILPEISRGRIATTEAQLARTRTGTDQCD comes from the coding sequence ATGGGTACAGTCAAAAGCTATCGGACCGATCTGCCGGCACGATTGCTTATACAGGGAATGCCCGAGCGGTCAGGCCGCGTTGTCCGGATGGCCAGAGGCGGTGTTCTGGTCGAAGGCGTACACGACGCTGCAGATAATGCATCGGTCGTCCTTTATCTTGAAACCGGTGAGCGGTTCGAGGGGACCCTGCGGCAGGTCGGACGGGATGTCGTCAGCATCGCGGTACGCCGTTCAGAGAAAAAGCATTCAAACCTCTGGCGCTATCTCGACGAGAAGTATGGTGGCTCCTCCCCCATCCGGCCCGTGTCTGAGCGGCAGGAGCGCCGCCAGCGCGGCGCCGAACGGATAAAGGCCGACGTGCCGCGAACCCTGTGCACCCTGCCCGATGGCCGCCAAATCCCCGCACGGGTCATGGACATCTCATTGAGCGGCATGGCCATCGCAATGGATCACGTGGCGGAGATCGATGACATTATCGCCATCGGCAAGGTGAAAGCCCGGATCATCCGGCGAACCGACAAGGGATATGGCTGTGAAATTCTGCCCGAAATCAGCCGGGGGCGGATCGCCACGACGGAGGCTCAGCTGGCCCGCACCCGAACGGGTACGGATCAATGCGACTGA